In Streptococcus parauberis NCFD 2020, the sequence TATTCTTTAAGCTAAGCGACTTCCGTATCTAACAGGGGGCAACCCCCAACTACTTCAGGCGTTCTAGGGCTTAACTACTGTGTTCGGCATGGGTACAGGTGTATCTCCTAGGCTATCGTCACTTAACTTTGAGTCCACTCAAAATTGAATATCTATATTCTAACAAGTTTGACCAAAACTGTCAATAAACTATTTGTTCATACTTATCTTAGGATAAGTCCTCGAGCTATTAGTATTAGTCCGCTTCATATATCGCTATACTTCCACTTCTAACCTATCTACCTGATCATCTCTCAGGGCTCTTACTGATATAAAATCATGGGAAATCTCATCTTGAGGGGGGCTTCGCACTTAGATGCTTTCAGCGCTTATCCCTTCCCTACATAGCTACCCAGCGATGCCTTTGGCAAGACAACTGGTACACCAGCGGTAAGTCCACTCTGGTCCTCTCGTACTAGGAGCAGATCCTCTCAAATTTCCTACGCCCGCGACGGATAGGGACCGAACTGTCTCACGACGTTCTGAACCCAGCTCGCGTGCCGCTTTAATGGGCGAACAGCCCAACCCTTGGGACCGACTACAGCCCCAGGATGCGACGAGCCGACATCGAGGTGCCAAACCTCCCCGTCGATGTGAACTCTTGGGGGAGATAAGCCTGTTATCCCCAGGGTAGCTTTTATCCGTTGAGCGATGGCCCTTCCATGCGGAACCACCGGATCACTAAGCCCGACTTTCGTCCCTGCTCGAGTTGTAACTCTCGCAGTCAAGCTCCCTTATACCTTTACACTCTACGATTGATTTCCAACCAATCTGAGGGAACCTTTGGGCGCCTCCGTTACCTTTTAGGAGGCGACCGCCCCAGTCAAACTGCCCGTCAGACACTGTCTCCGATAGGGTTAACCTATCTGGGTTAGAGTAGCCATAACACAAGGGTAGTATCCCAACATTGCCTCAGACGAAACTGGCGTCCCGTCTTCAATGGCTCCTACCTATCCTGTACATGTGGTACAGATACTCAATATCAAACTGCAGTAAAGCTCCATGGGGTCTTTCCGTCCTGTCGCGGGTAACCTGCATCTTCACAGGTACTAAAATTTCACCGAGTCTCTCGTTGAGACAGTGCCCAAATCATTACGCCTTTCGTGCGGGTCGGAACTTACCCGACAAGGAATTTCGCTACCTTAGGACCGTTATAGTTACGGCCGCCGTTTACTGGGGCTTCAATTCATACCTTCGCTTACGCTAAGCACTCCTCTTAACCTTCCAGCACCGGGCAGGCGTCACCCCCTATACATCATCTTACGATTTAGCAGAGAGCTGTGTTTTTGATAAACAGTTGCTTGGGCCTATTCACTGCGGCTGACGCTAACGCCAGCACCCCTTCTCCCGAAGTTACGGGGTCATTTTGCCGAGTTCCTTAACGAGAGTTCTCTCGATCACCTGAGGCTACTCGCCTCGACTACCTGTGTCGGTTTGCGGTACGGGTAGTATGTAATTAAACGCTAGAAGCTTTTCTTGGCAGTGTGACATCACTAACTTCGCTACTTAATTTCGCTCCTCATCACAGCTCAATGTATTAGGTATAAGCATTTGACTCATACCACACCTCACTGCTTGAACGTGCTCTTCCATTCGCACGCTTTAGTTAGCCTACTGCGTCCCTCCATCACTTTACATACTAGTACAGGAATATCAACCTGTTGGCCATCGAATACACCTTTCGGTCTCTCCTTAGGTCCCGACTAACCCAGGGCGGACGAGCCTTCCCCTGGAAACCTTAGTCTTACGGTGGACAGGATTCTCACCTGTCTTTCGCTACTCATACCGGCATTCTCACTTCTATGCGTTCCAGCACTCCTCACGGTATACCTTCTTCACACATAGAACGCTCTCCTACCATTACCTCTAAAGGTAATCCACAGCTTCGGTAAATTGTTTTAGCCCCGGTACATTTTCGGCGCAGGGTCACTCGACTAGTGAGCTATTACGCACTCTTTGAATGAATAGCTGCTTCTAAGCTAACATCCTAGTTGTCTGTGCAACCCCACATCCTTTTCCACTTAACAATTATTTTGGGACCTTAGCTGGTGGTCTGGGCTGTTTCCCTTTCGACTACGGATCTTAGCACTCGCAGTCTGACTGCCGATTATATCTCGTTGGCATTCGGAGTTTATCTGAGATTGGTAATCCGGGATGGACCCCTCACCCAAACAGTGCTCTACCTCCAAGAGACTTAACATCGACGCTAGCCCTAAAGCTATTTCGGAGAGAACCAGCTATCTCCAAGTTCGTTTGGAATTTCTCCGCTACCCACAAGTCATCCAAGCACTTTTCAACGTGCCCTGGTTCGGTCCTCCAGTGAGTTTTACCTCACCTTCAACCTGCTCATGGGTAGGTCACATGGTTTCGGGTCTACAACATGATACTAAGTCGCCCTATTAAGACTCGGTTTCCCTACGGCTCCGTCTCTTCAACTTAACCTCGCATCATATCGTAACTCGCCGGTTCATTCTACAAAAGGCACGCTCTCACCCATTAACGGGCTCGAACTTGTTGTAGGCACACGGTTTCAGGTTCTATTTCACTCCCCTTCCGGGGTGCTTTTCACCTTTCCCTCACGGTACTGGTTCACTATCGGTCACTAGAGAGTATTTAGGGTTGGGAGATGGTCCTCCCAGATTCCGACGAGATTTCGCGTGTCTCGCCGTACTCAGGATACTGCTAGAGTCATTTACTATTTTAAATACGAGGCTATTACTCTCTTTGGCTTACCTTCCCAGGTAATTCTTCTATAGTATTTGATCCCACGTCGCAGTCCTACAACCCCGAGGAGTAAACTCCTCGGTTTGCCCTTCTGCCGTTTCGCTCGCCGCTACTAAGGCAATCGCGTTTGCTTTCTCTTCCTGCAGCTACTTAGATGTTTCAGTTCACTGCGTCTTCCTTCTCATGACCTTAACAGTCATGGATGACATGCATTACATGACGGGTTCCCCCATTCGGACATCTCTGGATCTTTGCTTACTTACAGCTCCCCAAAGCATTTCGTCGTTAGTCACGTCCTTCATCGGCTTCTAGTGCCAAGGCATCCACCGTGCGCCCTTATTAACTTAACCTTATTTCCAGTCTTTCGACCTTTCTTTTAATTTTTTTAATATGTTCGCGTTTATCTTTTTTTCGGTTTATTTCTTGTTACTTTTTTCTACAATTAATTTCTTAATTGTGGAATTTGATATAGATATTCAATTTTCAATGGACTATGTTAGGATTTTTATCCTACTTATCTAGTTGAACACGAGATTAATTTCTTAAGAAATTTCGGCAAGCCGAACATCTCTTTGTATCCTAGATAATGGAGCCTAGCGGGATCGAACCGCTGACCTCCTGCGTGCAAAGCAGGCGCTCTCCCAGCTGAGCTAAGGCCCCAACTAATAAACTGGTTGTTACATTATTAGTGGTGTTTCTATCTCATTACTTTAATAAGACCTCTCAAAACTAAATAAGACTTTTCCTAACGTGCTTCCATTTCCTTAGAAAGGAGGTGATCCAGCCGCACCTTCCGATACGGCTACCTTGTTACGACTTCACCCCAATCATCTATCCCACCTTAGGCGGCTGGCTCCTAATAGGTTACCTCACCGACTTCGGGTGTTACAAACTCTCGTGGTGTGACGGGCGGTGTGTACAAGGCCCGGGAACGTATTCACCGCGGCGTGCTGATCCGCGATTACTAGCGATTCCGACTTCATGTAGGCGAGTTGCAGCCTACAATCCGAACTGAGATTGGCTTTAAGAGATTAGCTTGCCGTCACCGGCTTGCGACTCGTTGTACCAACCATTGTAGCACGTGTGTAGCCCAGGTCATAAGGGGCATGATGATTTGACGTCATCCCCACCTTCCTCCGGTTTATTACCGGCAGTCTCGCTAGAGTGCCCAACTTAATGATGGCAACTAACAATAGGGGGTTGCGCTCGTTGCGGGACTTAACCCAACATCTCACGACACGAGCTGACGACAACCATGCACCACCTGTCACCTCTGTCCCGAAGGAAAGTCCTATCTCTAGGACGGTCAGAGGGATGTCAAGACCTGGTAAGGTTCTTCGCGTTGCTTCGAATTAAACCACATGCTCCACCGCTTGTGCGGGCCCCCGTCAATTCCTTTGAGTTTCAACCTTGCGGTCGTACTCCCCAGGCGGAGTGCTTAATGCGTTAGCTGCGGCACTAAGCCCCGGAAAGGGCCTAACACCTAGCACTCATCGTTTACGGCGTGGACTACCAGGGTATCTAATCCTGTTTGCTCCCCACGCTTTCGAGCCTCAGCGTCAGTTACAGACCAGAGAGCCGCTTTCGCCACCGGTGTTCCTCCATATATCTACGCATTTCACCGCTACACATGGAATTCCACTCTCCCCTTCTGCACTCAAGTTATCCAGTTTCCAAAGCGAACCATGGTTGAGCCACGGCCTTTAACTTCAGACTTAAATAACCGCCTGCGCTCGCTTTACGCCCAATAAATCCGGACAACGCTCGAGACCTACGTATTACCGCGGCTGCTGGCACGTAGTTAGCCGTCCCTTTCTGGTTAGTTACCGTCACGTAATGGATTTTCCACTCCCATTACCGTTCTTCTCTAACAACAGAGCTTTACGATCCGAAAACCTTCTTCACTCACGCGGCGTTGCTCGGTCAGGGTTGCCCCCATTGCCGAAGATTCCCTACTGCTGCCTCCCGTAGGAGTCTGGGCCGTGTCTCAGTCCCAGTGTGGCCGATCACCCTCTCAGGTCGGCTATGTATCGTGGCCTTGGTGAGCCGTTACCTCACCAACTAGCTAATACAACGCAGGTCCATCTCATAGTGAAGCAATTGCTCCTTTTAAATTTAGTACATGAGTACTTAATTGTCATGCGGTATTAGCTATCGTTTCCAATAGTTATCCCCCGCTATAAGGTAGGTTACCTACGCGTTACTCACCCGTTCGCAACTCATCTGACTAGTGCAAGCACCAGTCTTCAGCGTTCTACTTGCATGTATTAGGCACGCCGCCAGCGTTCGTCCTGAGCCAGGATCAAACTCTCATTTATATGTTAATTTGATGTTTAACTCATTCTTATCTGTCGCTGACAGATTTATTGTTTTTTTGTTACTTAATTGACAGGTAATATGCATAAACATATCACCCTGCACGTTTGGTTTTTGTCTTATTCAGTTCTCAAAGGTCTTCTTATCTCTTACGAGACAACTATTATATTCTATCAGGTCACAACGCCTTTGTCAATAACTTTTTTAAACTTTTTCGTTTTTTGTTTTCGACTACTAACTCGCTTTCTGACAACTTTATTAGTATATATGCTTTTGAAGGGATTGTCAATAGCATTTGCGTGATTTTATAAATTATATTTGTATAAATACATATTGGCAATCTGTGCTTTTAATAAAGACCTCCTATAATCAATTTTTAGCCATTTTAAGCCCCTTTTTTCTTCATAGGTGCATCTATCGCTGATTCCATCTATTCCCCTTTATATCGAGCAAATAGGATAGATTAGACGACAAAACGCCTGCTTACGAAGTGCATCTAAGTTTAGAAACATTTCGTAAACAAGCGTTACCACTAACAATATGATGAGTGTTCCCGCTAGGAATTTATCCTAGCGGTAGACCAGAGCTAGACTAAGAAAGGAATTGAGACCTCTCCATCATCATAACACTCAACAAAATTGATAAAAATTATACTAATTCAATAATTGCCATTGGAGCAGCATCTCCACGGCGTGGTTCTGTTTTAAGAATACGTGTGTATCCACCGTTACGTTCAGCATAACGAGGTGCGATTTCAGAGAATAATTTTTGAAGCGCTGAAGTTGATGTGTATTTATCAGTAGCTTCATCATAGTTTTCTGATGCGATTTCATTACGTACGTAAGCTGCTGCTTGACGACGTGCATGAAGATCACCACGTTTACCTAAAGTAATCATTTTTTCAACTGTTTTACGGATTTCTTTTGCACGTGCTTCAGTTGTAACAATTGATTCGTTGATTAAAAGATCTGTCGTTAAATCACGAAGCATTGCTTTACGTTGTGAGCTAGTGCGTCCTAGTTTACGGTAAGCCATTTTGTCCTCCTATATTATTTATCGTTTTTTAGTCCTAAACCTAAATCAGCGAGTTTAACCTTAACTTCTTCAAGGCTCTTACGACCTAAGTTACGGACTTTCATCATTTCAGGCTCAGATTTTTCTGTAAGATCGAATACAGTGTTAATTCCTGCACGTTTCAAACAGTTATATGAGCGTACGGATAAATCAAGTTCCTCGATTGTGCGATCAAGTATCTTTTCATCGTTCACTTTTTCTGTTTCTTTCATAACGTCAGTTGTCTTAGCAACTTCTGTAAGGTCTGTAAACAGATTAAGGTGTTCGATTAAAACTCGAGCAGATAGACCTAATGCATCTTCAGGAATGATAGTTCCATTTGTCATGATTTCAATTGTTAATTTATCAAAGCCATCATTACTACCGACACGGGCAGGCTCAACTTGATAGTTAACTTTTTTTACTGGCGTGTAGATTGAATCAACAGCCAATGTTCCAACAGGTGCATCATCTTGTTTGTTACCTTCTGCAGGAATGTAACCACGTTTTTTAGCAACAGTCATTGTTGCTTTCAAAGAGTGACCTTCTGCGATTGTAAATAGATAATGATCTGGGTTAACAAGTTCGATGTCGCTGTCAGTGAGGATATCTCCAGCAGTTACTTCAGCTGGTCCTTCTACGTCAAGTTCGATCATCTTTTCGTCTTCTACATATGATTTTACTGCAAGTCCTTTAACATTAAGGATGATTTGCATTACATCTTCACGTACACCTGGGATTGTATCAAATTCGTGTAGTACGCCATCAATTTTAATCGATGTTACTGCAGCACCTGGAAGTGATGACAGAAGTACACGACGAAGTGAATTACCTAGAGTTGTACCGTAACCACGTTCTAGTGGTTCGATTACAAAACGTCCGTAATCTTTATTTTCATCAATTTTTGTTATTATTGGTTTTTCAAACTCAATCATTTTTTCACCCCTCGAAACGAAACTTGTGTACTATTAGTTATTATGATTATACACGACGACGTTTTGGAGGACGAGCACCGTTATGTGGTACAGGAGTCACGTCACGAATTGCAGTTACTTCTAGACCTGCCGCAGCAAGTGCACGAATAGCTGATTCACGACCTGAACCAGGGCCTTTTACAGTAACTTCAACAGTTTTTAGTCCGTGTTCTTGTGCAGATTTCGCAGCAGCTTCAGCAGCCATTTGGGCAGCAAAAGGTGTTGATTTACGAGAACCTTTGAAACCAAGAGCACCAGCTGATGACCATGCAAGAGCATTACCGTGAACATCTGTAATCATAACAATAGTGTTATTAAATGTAGCGTGAATATGTGCAACACCAGATTCGATGTTCTTTTTCACACGACGTTTACGTGTTGGTTTAGCCAATTTCTTTACCTCCTATATTATTTTTTCTTACCTGCAATCGCAGTAGGTTTCCCTTTACGAGTACGAGCGTTGTTTTTAGTGTTTTGTCCACGGACAGGAAGTCCACGACGGTGACGAATTCCACGGTATGAACCGATTTCCATCAAACGTTTGATGTTTAAGTTAACTTCACGACGAAGGTCACCTTCAACTTTGATTGAATCGATTTCACGACGGATTGCGTCTTCTTGATCTGATGTTAAGTCTTTAACACGGATATCTTCAGAGATACCAGCTGCTGCTAAAATCTTTTGAGATGTTGCAAGACCAATACCAAATACATAAGTAAGTGAAATTACTACGCGTTTATCGTTTGGAATATCAACTCCAGCTATACGAGCCATTTTTTCTCCTTTCTATATTATCCTTGACGTTGTTTGTGTTTTGGATTTGTTGGACAAATCACCATAACACGACCGTTAC encodes:
- the rplQ gene encoding 50S ribosomal protein L17 — encoded protein: MAYRKLGRTSSQRKAMLRDLTTDLLINESIVTTEARAKEIRKTVEKMITLGKRGDLHARRQAAAYVRNEIASENYDEATDKYTSTSALQKLFSEIAPRYAERNGGYTRILKTEPRRGDAAPMAIIELV
- the rpmJ gene encoding 50S ribosomal protein L36, which encodes MKVRPSVKPICEYCKVIRRNGRVMVICPTNPKHKQRQG
- a CDS encoding DNA-directed RNA polymerase subunit alpha, with the protein product MIEFEKPIITKIDENKDYGRFVIEPLERGYGTTLGNSLRRVLLSSLPGAAVTSIKIDGVLHEFDTIPGVREDVMQIILNVKGLAVKSYVEDEKMIELDVEGPAEVTAGDILTDSDIELVNPDHYLFTIAEGHSLKATMTVAKKRGYIPAEGNKQDDAPVGTLAVDSIYTPVKKVNYQVEPARVGSNDGFDKLTIEIMTNGTIIPEDALGLSARVLIEHLNLFTDLTEVAKTTDVMKETEKVNDEKILDRTIEELDLSVRSYNCLKRAGINTVFDLTEKSEPEMMKVRNLGRKSLEEVKVKLADLGLGLKNDK
- the rpsK gene encoding 30S ribosomal protein S11; translated protein: MAKPTRKRRVKKNIESGVAHIHATFNNTIVMITDVHGNALAWSSAGALGFKGSRKSTPFAAQMAAEAAAKSAQEHGLKTVEVTVKGPGSGRESAIRALAAAGLEVTAIRDVTPVPHNGARPPKRRRV
- the rpsM gene encoding 30S ribosomal protein S13, with product MARIAGVDIPNDKRVVISLTYVFGIGLATSQKILAAAGISEDIRVKDLTSDQEDAIRREIDSIKVEGDLRREVNLNIKRLMEIGSYRGIRHRRGLPVRGQNTKNNARTRKGKPTAIAGKKK